The Streptomyces sp. NBC_00286 nucleotide sequence TTCCTCGGTGGCAGTGCCGACGCGGTGGAGACCGCGCTGGCGGCGTACCGCAATGACGACGAGGGGTACGGTCACGCGCTCGAGCCCGATCTCCGGGGCCCGGTCAGCCAGCCCCTGCACACCGGGCACGCGCTGCGCGTCCTGGACTCGATCGGTCGGTGCGGCGGGCAGCGGGTAGAGCGTGTGTGCCGTTATCTGACCGCCGTGTCGACGCAGGACGGCGCGCTGCCGGCGATCCATCCCAGCCAGCGCGGCTATCCGGTGGCGCCCTTCGTGCCGGTCGTGGACGACCCGCCCAGTGAACTCCTCGCCACAGGACCCGTCGTGGGCTTGCTGCACCGCAACGAGGTGTGGCACGCCTGGCTGTTCAGGGCCACCGACTTCTGCTGGCAGGCGGTGGAGTCCTTGGAGAAGTCGCATCCGTACGAGATCGAGGCGGCCGTGGCTTTTCTGGACTCCGCGCCCGATCGTTCGCGTGCGGAGGCGGCGGCCGACCGGCTCGGCCGTCTGGTGCGCGAGCATCGGCTCGTTGCGCTTGCCCCGGAGCGGCGTGAGGAGTTTCCGGTGGCGCCGGGTTACGCACCGGGCGAGCACCACTTCGCGCACGACTACGCGAAGACGCCGGACTCGCTCGCGCGCGCGTGGTTCACCGACGAGGAGATGGATCGCTCGCTGGACTTCCTGGCCAACGAGCAGGAGGAGGACGGCGGTTGGCCGATCCGTTGGCGACAGTGGGCGCCGGGCACCGCCCTGGAGGCGCGTCCGATCGTCACGATCGAGGCGCTGCGTACTCTGCGGGCGTACGGGCGGCCTGTCGGCTGACGTGCCCAGGGCCGGGCGTCTAGGGCGGCGCGTACGTAAACCGGCCTCCACGCGCGCGTGCCGCCCCCCGCCCGCTGCGTCAGCCGGTCATCGCCCGCACCCCTGCCGTGACCAACACGGCCGCCGCGACGACGAGCAGGAAGGGAGCCCGCAGAAGCAGCGCCACGGCGGCTGCCGCAAGCCCCGCGGCCTTCGCGTCAAGGTGCAGGACCCGGCCGTCGGCGAAGGTCTGCTGGGCCGTAAGAGCGGCCAGCAGAGCGACGGGTAGT carries:
- a CDS encoding AzlD domain-containing protein, whose translation is MNIWIAIGVTAVGCYAVKLIGLLVPAGVLERPLVQRMAALLPVALLAALTAQQTFADGRVLHLDAKAAGLAAAAVALLLRAPFLLVVAAAVLVTAGVRAMTG